A stretch of Clostridium sp. BJN0001 DNA encodes these proteins:
- a CDS encoding alpha/beta hydrolase: protein MINYKKFYKEENRETILFIHAFGGNSNVFKKQIDDFSKKYNIILIDLRSHGLSKDVKLTDLKSPTIEKIAEEIIELLDLLKIDKVHLLGLSIGTMIIAVLTTMIKKRILSVIALGNTTSFNNTARILLKTGYIFKNFISFKFLYICFVNILIPKSNHKLSRKMFIREATKMDRKEFIAWYKIIIDFEKFHPVSSFHNNIPKLFVMGDSDHMFLKPTIKFAKEDENSEIHVIKNGGHIINIDCPDEVNKISLNFLKNLK from the coding sequence TTGATAAATTATAAAAAATTCTATAAAGAAGAAAATAGGGAAACTATTTTATTTATACATGCATTTGGAGGTAATTCAAACGTATTTAAAAAGCAGATTGATGATTTTTCAAAAAAGTATAATATTATTTTAATAGATTTAAGGAGTCATGGTTTATCTAAAGATGTAAAACTAACTGATCTTAAATCGCCTACTATAGAAAAAATAGCAGAAGAGATAATAGAACTTTTAGACTTGTTAAAAATAGATAAGGTTCATCTTCTAGGACTTTCTATTGGAACTATGATAATTGCAGTTCTTACAACTATGATAAAGAAAAGGATATTGTCAGTTATTGCTCTTGGAAATACGACTTCATTTAATAATACTGCAAGAATTCTTCTAAAAACAGGTTATATCTTTAAAAATTTTATTAGTTTTAAGTTTTTATATATTTGTTTTGTAAATATTTTGATACCAAAATCTAATCATAAATTATCACGAAAGATGTTTATACGTGAGGCTACTAAGATGGATAGAAAAGAATTTATTGCATGGTATAAAATAATTATTGATTTTGAAAAATTCCATCCAGTATCATCATTTCATAATAATATACCTAAATTATTTGTAATGGGTGATAGCGATCATATGTTTTTAAAACCAACTATAAAATTTGCTAAGGAAGATGAAAATTCAGAGATTCATGTTATAAAAAATGGAGGACATATTATAAACATAGACTGCCCGGATGAAGTAAATAAAATATCATTAAACTTTTTAAAGAATTTAAAATAA
- a CDS encoding GNAT family N-acetyltransferase has translation MKDETKFIFAEKGTDYFKDGLYMAFMEFFEKYNHPREMMDDIYEENAHHIVAVFNEKVIGHARFTKVNKKWAKISQVVVDENYRGMKIGFKLINKLVSEARELNLSYVELDARTSAVNFYMKNGFITIGEEFISEKTGYPLIKMIKKWK, from the coding sequence TTGAAAGATGAAACAAAATTCATATTTGCAGAAAAAGGAACAGATTATTTTAAAGATGGGCTATATATGGCATTTATGGAGTTTTTCGAAAAATATAACCATCCACGTGAGATGATGGATGATATATATGAAGAAAATGCACACCATATTGTTGCTGTTTTTAATGAAAAGGTTATAGGACATGCACGATTTACTAAGGTTAATAAAAAATGGGCAAAAATTTCACAAGTTGTTGTAGATGAAAATTATAGAGGTATGAAGATAGGATTCAAACTTATAAATAAGCTTGTATCAGAAGCAAGAGAATTAAATCTTTCATATGTAGAACTTGATGCTAGAACTTCTGCTGTTAATTTTTATATGAAAAATGGTTTTATTACAATAGGGGAAGAGTTTATTTCCGAAAAGACAGGTTATCCGCTTATAAAAATGATAAAAAAATGGAAGTAA
- a CDS encoding pseudouridine synthase: protein MRINKLFSNYGICSRKETNKLIEEGRVTVDGEKCSLGQWVTEKSVIELDKKRIKKKEGIYLAFNKPKGIICTSDHDVKNNIIDYINYNQYIFSVGRLDKDSEGLILMTNDGDFSDRIINGLSHFEKEYVVRVDKKIDDDFIENIKNGVVLSKRGKTKINRLTDKMGFVEIVDKGSKIKIEDTFENLKKIISKDEIVKTDQCKASKISDYEFRIILKQGLNRQIRRMCKKFSYNVTFLKRIRIDKIHLDGLETGKLRKLNKNEFRGD, encoded by the coding sequence ATGAGAATTAATAAATTATTTAGCAATTATGGAATATGTTCACGTAAAGAAACTAATAAGCTTATAGAAGAGGGTAGAGTAACTGTAGATGGAGAAAAATGCTCTTTAGGGCAGTGGGTTACAGAGAAATCTGTAATTGAGCTTGATAAAAAAAGAATAAAGAAAAAGGAAGGTATATATCTTGCTTTTAATAAGCCAAAAGGAATTATATGTACATCTGATCATGATGTAAAAAATAATATAATAGATTACATAAATTATAATCAGTATATTTTTTCTGTAGGAAGACTTGATAAAGATTCAGAAGGTCTTATTTTAATGACAAACGATGGAGATTTTTCAGATAGAATAATAAATGGTTTATCACATTTTGAAAAAGAATATGTTGTGAGAGTTGATAAAAAAATTGATGATGACTTTATAGAGAATATAAAAAATGGAGTTGTTTTGTCAAAAAGAGGAAAAACTAAGATAAATCGTTTAACAGATAAGATGGGTTTTGTTGAGATAGTAGACAAAGGCAGTAAGATAAAAATAGAAGATACTTTTGAAAATTTGAAAAAGATTATATCTAAAGATGAGATTGTAAAGACAGATCAATGCAAAGCTTCAAAAATTTCAGATTATGAATTTAGAATAATTCTAAAGCAAGGACTAAATCGACAGATACGCAGAATGTGTAAAAAATTCTCATATAATGTGACGTTTTTAAAAAGAATAAGAATAGATAAGATACACTTAGATGGGCTTGAAACAGGAAAACTTAGAAAATTAAATAAAAATGAATTTAGAGGGGATTAA
- a CDS encoding ABC-F family ATP-binding cassette domain-containing protein produces MSILTLKHVNHGFGDRAILEDVSFRLLKGEHVGLIGANGEGKSTFMNIITGNLMPDEGDVIWSNNVRVGYMDQHAVLKKGTTIGDSLKTAFKYLFDLESEMNSLYEKMGDVDENEMNKMLEKTAVIQDMLDHNGFYIIDSKVEEVAKGLGLLDLGLDKDVDELSGGQRTKILLGKLLLENPDILLLDEPTNYLDEEHINWLKNYLINYENAFILISHDIPFLNSVVNLIYHVENRILTRYVGDYNEFLRLYNLNKEKLEQAYEKQQKEIAKLKDFVQRKKANVATANMAKSRQKKLDKMDIIELNKEKPKPEFNFKIARTSGKTIFETKDLVIGYDSPLTKKLNILMERNQKIALVGANGLGKSTLLKSLLGIIKPLDGEVIRGDYQEIGYFEQEERESNKNTCIEEVWSEFPGFTQYEVRAALAKCGLTSKQIESQIRVLSGGEAAKVRLCKILNRETNILVLDEPTNHLDVDAKDELKRALKEYKGSILLVSHEPEFYKDIVTETWNCENWTLKTI; encoded by the coding sequence ATGAGTATACTTACATTAAAACACGTTAATCACGGCTTTGGTGACAGAGCAATTCTTGAAGATGTATCCTTTAGATTATTAAAAGGAGAACATGTAGGTTTAATTGGTGCAAATGGTGAAGGTAAATCAACATTTATGAATATAATAACAGGAAATCTTATGCCTGATGAAGGAGACGTAATATGGTCTAATAATGTAAGAGTAGGCTATATGGATCAGCATGCCGTTTTAAAGAAAGGAACTACAATAGGAGATTCTCTTAAAACTGCTTTTAAATATTTATTTGATCTTGAATCTGAAATGAATTCTCTCTATGAAAAAATGGGCGATGTAGATGAAAATGAAATGAATAAAATGCTTGAGAAAACTGCTGTAATTCAAGATATGCTTGATCATAATGGATTTTACATAATTGACAGTAAAGTTGAAGAAGTTGCTAAAGGTCTTGGGCTTTTAGATTTAGGACTTGATAAGGATGTAGATGAATTATCTGGTGGACAAAGAACTAAAATTCTTCTTGGAAAACTTCTTCTTGAAAACCCTGATATTCTTCTTTTAGATGAGCCTACAAATTATCTAGATGAAGAACATATTAACTGGCTTAAAAATTATCTTATAAATTATGAAAATGCATTTATTCTAATTTCACATGACATTCCATTTTTAAATTCAGTAGTTAATCTTATTTACCATGTTGAAAATAGAATTTTAACAAGATATGTTGGAGATTACAACGAATTTTTAAGACTTTACAATTTAAATAAAGAAAAATTAGAGCAGGCTTACGAAAAACAGCAGAAAGAAATTGCAAAGTTAAAAGATTTTGTTCAAAGAAAGAAAGCAAATGTAGCAACAGCTAATATGGCAAAATCAAGACAAAAAAAGCTTGATAAAATGGATATAATAGAACTTAATAAAGAAAAGCCAAAACCAGAATTTAATTTTAAAATTGCAAGAACTTCTGGAAAAACAATATTTGAAACTAAAGATCTTGTAATTGGATATGATTCTCCTCTTACTAAAAAGCTTAATATTCTAATGGAAAGAAATCAGAAAATTGCATTAGTTGGAGCAAATGGTCTTGGTAAATCTACTCTTTTAAAAAGCCTTCTTGGAATAATAAAACCTCTTGACGGAGAAGTTATAAGAGGTGATTATCAAGAAATAGGATACTTTGAACAGGAAGAAAGAGAATCTAATAAAAATACATGTATTGAAGAAGTATGGAGTGAGTTCCCAGGATTTACTCAATATGAAGTACGTGCAGCACTTGCAAAATGTGGACTTACTTCAAAGCAGATAGAATCACAGATAAGAGTTTTATCAGGTGGTGAGGCTGCAAAGGTAAGACTTTGCAAAATTTTAAACAGAGAAACTAATATACTCGTTCTTGACGAACCTACAAACCATCTTGATGTTGATGCAAAAGATGAATTAAAAAGAGCATTAAAAGAATATAAAGGAAGTATCCTTCTAGTTTCACATGAACCTGAATTCTATAAAGATATAGTAACTGAAACATGGAACTGTGAAAATTGGACATTAAAGACAATATAA
- a CDS encoding YjdF family protein, translating to MLTSIKLTVLFKEPFWIGVFEVYENAGYKVCKVTFGAEPKDEEIYSFILKRFKKLKFSSLITNSNQKSVIKRENPKRVLRKIKKEIKSDGIGTKAQIALKKQFEESKLIHKKNNKKRKIETEDRKFKLKQLKRKVKHKGH from the coding sequence ATGTTAACATCAATTAAATTAACAGTCCTTTTTAAAGAACCTTTTTGGATAGGTGTCTTTGAAGTATATGAAAATGCCGGCTATAAAGTATGTAAAGTTACTTTTGGAGCAGAACCTAAAGACGAAGAGATCTATAGCTTTATATTAAAAAGATTTAAAAAATTAAAGTTCAGTAGTTTAATTACTAATTCAAATCAAAAATCAGTTATAAAGCGAGAAAATCCTAAAAGAGTTTTAAGAAAAATAAAAAAAGAAATTAAAAGTGATGGTATAGGAACTAAAGCTCAAATAGCTTTAAAAAAACAGTTTGAAGAAAGTAAATTAATTCACAAGAAAAATAACAAAAAGCGAAAAATTGAAACAGAGGACAGAAAATTCAAATTAAAGCAGCTAAAAAGGAAAGTAAAACATAAAGGACATTAA
- a CDS encoding YdcF family protein has product MIYLKFIKIISSFIIIGFAIIILVGFNVESFGKNAKAEKADCIIVLGCSVYGDTPSPFLSWRIEEGERLIKEGYADYIIASGGKGSGENISEGEAIKRELSENGIDEEKIIVEDESESTMENLINSKKIMDEKGFKTAIIVSNKFHLKRASLMAEKINLNASYSGVYVTPYKNHERIGFLREIPAVIRFYILGY; this is encoded by the coding sequence GTGATATATTTGAAATTTATAAAAATAATTAGTTCATTTATTATAATAGGTTTTGCTATTATTATTTTAGTAGGATTTAATGTAGAGAGTTTTGGTAAAAATGCTAAAGCTGAAAAAGCCGATTGTATTATAGTTCTTGGTTGTAGTGTATATGGAGATACACCTAGTCCATTTTTAAGTTGGCGAATAGAAGAAGGAGAAAGGCTTATAAAAGAAGGATATGCAGATTACATAATAGCTTCTGGTGGAAAAGGATCTGGAGAAAATATTTCAGAAGGAGAAGCTATAAAAAGAGAACTATCAGAAAATGGAATTGATGAAGAGAAAATTATAGTAGAAGATGAATCAGAATCCACAATGGAAAATTTAATTAATTCAAAGAAGATTATGGATGAGAAAGGATTTAAAACAGCTATAATAGTATCAAATAAGTTTCATTTAAAAAGGGCATCTTTAATGGCTGAAAAAATAAATCTTAATGCTTCTTATTCAGGTGTATATGTTACTCCATATAAAAATCATGAAAGAATAGGTTTCCTAAGAGAAATTCCTGCAGTAATTAGATTCTACATATTAGGATACTAA
- a CDS encoding SDR family NAD(P)-dependent oxidoreductase, with protein MNSTNKRVLLTGGAGFIGSNIAEGYLRDGYEVIIVDNLSSGSLNNIKHLLDNENLTFCNVDIRDFGRLDEVFERYRPDIINHHAAQKSVIYSVENPRYDLSINIIGFLNLLDLAHKYDVKRIITVSSGGALSKEIIGDEKSKETDMPQLISPYSIDKFLAEKYINIYAEKYDFQYNVLRYANVYGPRQIADGECGVIPIFLDNIYNNKQSILMTYDDMPRGCTRDYVYVDDIVNSNLLATEKFTNEVINIGSGEEVSILDIYDEIVNVFDVEPNIIVKGPRKGDVKRSVLDSSKAKELLGWEINIKLEEGLTKLREYIEADK; from the coding sequence ATGAATTCAACTAACAAGAGGGTATTATTGACTGGTGGGGCAGGCTTTATAGGTTCTAATATAGCAGAAGGGTATTTACGTGATGGATATGAAGTTATAATAGTAGATAATTTATCATCAGGATCTTTAAATAACATTAAGCATTTATTAGATAATGAAAATTTAACTTTTTGTAATGTAGATATTAGAGATTTTGGAAGATTAGACGAGGTATTTGAGCGGTATAGGCCAGATATAATAAATCATCATGCAGCACAAAAATCTGTAATATATTCGGTAGAAAATCCAAGATATGATTTAAGTATAAATATAATTGGTTTTTTAAATCTACTTGATTTAGCACATAAATATGATGTAAAAAGAATTATAACTGTTTCTTCGGGTGGCGCACTTTCTAAGGAAATTATTGGAGATGAAAAATCTAAAGAAACAGACATGCCTCAGTTAATATCTCCATATTCTATAGATAAATTTTTAGCAGAAAAATATATTAATATTTATGCTGAAAAATATGATTTTCAGTATAATGTACTACGTTATGCAAATGTATATGGGCCAAGACAAATAGCAGACGGGGAATGTGGAGTAATCCCTATATTTTTAGATAATATTTATAATAACAAGCAGTCTATATTAATGACGTATGATGATATGCCTAGAGGATGTACTAGAGATTATGTGTATGTAGATGATATTGTTAATTCAAATTTACTTGCAACAGAAAAATTTACTAATGAGGTTATTAATATTGGTTCTGGAGAAGAAGTATCTATTCTTGATATATACGATGAAATAGTGAATGTATTTGATGTTGAACCTAATATTATAGTTAAAGGGCCAAGAAAAGGCGATGTAAAGCGTTCAGTATTAGATTCATCTAAAGCAAAAGAATTATTAGGATGGGAAATTAATATAAAATTAGAAGAAGGACTTACAAAATTACGTGAATATATAGAAGCAGATAAATAA
- a CDS encoding aspartate dehydrogenase, with protein MFFKKKKKMTVLFDSKEYKPVLKCSVCTGEKTAGFMEIKTGKFIDICLIKNDKDLQKFKSDYKVDNVEKIY; from the coding sequence ATGTTTTTTAAGAAAAAGAAGAAAATGACAGTTTTGTTTGACTCTAAAGAGTACAAGCCTGTATTAAAATGTAGTGTATGTACAGGAGAAAAAACAGCAGGATTCATGGAAATTAAAACTGGTAAATTTATTGATATATGTTTAATTAAGAATGATAAAGATTTACAAAAATTTAAGAGCGATTATAAAGTAGATAATGTAGAGAAGATATATTAG
- a CDS encoding acyl-ACP thioesterase domain-containing protein, protein MIFEKNYRIGIEYIGRNNYATNKALLSIMEDIACLHSQTVHYGVLDIESKKKVWILLDWKIKVNKRPMYNDIVIAKTWPRKIKSLCAYRDFEIIDKGCNSIALGTSRWILMDTEKRRPIKITDDIKKLYEVEPQKQAFSEEIKDVRVNEFLFEKEFKIQRRDIDLNNHMHNLSYLDMAYEILPENIYKNSIFNNVRILYKKEIVYGSKIMCFYSKVDGKHIITVKSNDKKSAVIELY, encoded by the coding sequence TTGATATTTGAGAAAAATTATAGAATAGGGATAGAATATATAGGCAGAAATAATTATGCTACTAATAAAGCACTTCTTAGCATAATGGAAGATATTGCATGTCTTCATTCTCAGACTGTTCATTATGGAGTTTTAGATATAGAAAGTAAAAAGAAAGTATGGATACTGCTTGACTGGAAGATTAAAGTTAATAAAAGACCTATGTATAATGATATAGTAATTGCAAAGACATGGCCAAGAAAAATTAAAAGTCTATGTGCGTATCGTGATTTTGAAATTATAGATAAAGGCTGTAATAGCATAGCACTTGGAACATCAAGATGGATATTAATGGATACTGAAAAAAGAAGACCTATTAAAATAACAGATGATATTAAAAAATTATATGAAGTAGAACCTCAAAAGCAGGCATTTTCTGAAGAAATTAAAGATGTCAGAGTTAATGAATTTTTATTTGAAAAGGAATTTAAAATTCAGAGAAGAGATATTGATTTAAATAATCATATGCATAATTTAAGCTATCTTGATATGGCATATGAAATTCTTCCTGAAAACATATATAAAAATTCAATATTTAATAATGTAAGAATTTTATATAAAAAAGAAATAGTATATGGAAGCAAAATTATGTGCTTTTATTCAAAAGTAGATGGTAAACATATTATTACAGTAAAAAGCAATGATAAAAAAAGTGCTGTTATTGAATTATATTAG
- a CDS encoding cation diffusion facilitator family transporter, whose protein sequence is MYTIRWIKDKGGKILRFLINFNIKCMIKILTRIFIKNSEDVNDPKVRTLYGIVCGVLGITLNIFLFIVKFIAGSVSGSIAITADAVNNLSDAGSSIVTLIGFKMADKKPDTEHPFGHGRIEYISGFIVSMAIILMGFELFKSSFSKLFDKEPLDGSPIIIAILIISIIAKLYMSYYNKVISKKINSSAMSATSLDSFTDSIATFVVLISIIVYKITGYNFDSISGILVSAFILYSGYSAAKDTINPLLGNIPNKELLDSIRKIVLAHKEICGMHDLIVHDYGPGRRIISLHAEIPGSSDIYEIHDCIDRIEVELSKKLNCEAVIHMDPLDINNKEVMNMKMKVNDLVKEYNNELSIHDFRMVNGNTHTNLIFDVVVPFDINKSDEEIKSIISKSIKEKWPNYNAVIKVDKPFV, encoded by the coding sequence GTGTATACTATAAGATGGATAAAAGATAAAGGAGGAAAAATATTAAGGTTTTTAATAAATTTTAATATAAAGTGTATGATAAAAATACTTACAAGAATTTTTATAAAAAATAGTGAAGATGTAAATGATCCTAAAGTTAGAACGTTATATGGAATTGTATGCGGAGTTCTTGGAATAACTCTTAATATATTTTTATTCATAGTAAAGTTTATTGCAGGTTCTGTAAGTGGTTCTATAGCAATTACTGCTGATGCAGTAAATAACCTTTCAGATGCAGGCTCTTCAATAGTCACTCTTATAGGATTTAAGATGGCAGATAAAAAGCCAGATACAGAGCATCCGTTTGGTCATGGAAGGATAGAATATATTTCAGGGTTTATAGTTTCTATGGCTATTATTTTAATGGGATTTGAACTTTTTAAATCTTCATTTTCAAAGCTTTTTGATAAAGAGCCTTTAGATGGAAGTCCTATTATAATAGCAATACTTATAATATCAATAATAGCAAAATTATATATGTCTTATTATAATAAAGTTATCTCTAAAAAGATTAATTCTTCAGCAATGAGTGCTACATCTCTTGATAGTTTTACAGATTCTATAGCAACATTTGTAGTTTTAATCTCTATAATTGTTTATAAAATTACAGGTTATAATTTTGATTCGATATCTGGAATTTTAGTATCTGCATTTATATTATATTCAGGATATAGTGCTGCAAAAGATACAATAAATCCACTTCTTGGAAATATTCCAAACAAAGAACTTTTAGATAGTATAAGAAAGATAGTGTTAGCACATAAAGAAATATGTGGAATGCATGATCTTATAGTTCATGATTATGGCCCTGGAAGACGTATAATATCACTTCATGCTGAAATTCCTGGAAGTTCTGATATTTATGAGATACATGATTGCATAGATAGAATAGAGGTTGAATTAAGTAAAAAACTTAACTGCGAAGCTGTTATTCATATGGATCCTCTTGATATTAATAATAAAGAGGTAATGAATATGAAGATGAAAGTTAATGATTTAGTTAAGGAATATAATAATGAGCTTTCAATACATGATTTTAGAATGGTTAATGGTAATACTCATACGAATTTGATTTTTGATGTTGTTGTTCCATTTGATATTAATAAATCAGATGAAGAAATAAAAAGCATAATATCAAAGAGTATAAAAGAAAAATGGCCAAACTATAATGCAGTTATAAAAGTTGATAAACCATTTGTTTAA
- a CDS encoding SpoIIE family protein phosphatase, with protein sequence MTDKTDSKEDMKHLDALDYVKDIINVLNLDKTVYFLNKSGYSFYGIKSDKIIKKKCYQMLNRNETCKGCLFEKSLKIGKAISGDIYIPELNKFINISYNPIRDINGKIIKMLVRSTDITEKEVYDKKIENRNSKYFNMMNNFPIAIIILEDNRVVEMNEHASKLIGIKPEEMIGKSLYSFLNEKDQKRMHKKIMNLKMDKKVNYYDCYNFNLKNGKKLNASISSSYFEHNGHSKMIVLFKDITDEKKELDRAYTYQTNSLQLDYPIDKVNIEKIYKPSGIVSGDFYRIKKVNDNYLIGMITDVKGKGVSAALNISAFDILYMQELKNTNKPDPMKIVQNLNKRLINYYEENYIAVCSFSIDFEKKEFTIVGAGMNSFIYQKNKDKAKTISIPGSFLGMFDNSEFSQITIKFEKGDKFYLFTDGMDFILDDIIKKYLGKVLMKDFIKYLNDYIEDIIIEEGSLKDDCTFIGMQIL encoded by the coding sequence ATGACAGATAAAACTGATAGCAAAGAAGATATGAAACATTTAGATGCTTTAGATTATGTAAAAGATATAATAAATGTGCTTAATCTAGATAAGACAGTTTATTTTCTTAATAAATCAGGATATTCTTTTTATGGTATAAAAAGTGATAAAATTATAAAAAAGAAATGTTATCAAATGTTAAATAGAAATGAGACATGCAAAGGGTGTCTTTTTGAAAAAAGTTTAAAGATAGGAAAAGCTATTTCAGGTGATATTTATATTCCAGAACTTAATAAATTTATTAATATCTCGTATAATCCTATACGAGATATTAATGGAAAGATTATAAAGATGCTTGTAAGGAGTACTGATATTACAGAAAAAGAAGTTTATGATAAAAAAATAGAAAATAGAAATAGCAAGTACTTTAATATGATGAATAACTTTCCAATTGCAATAATTATATTAGAAGATAATAGGGTTGTAGAAATGAATGAGCATGCATCTAAGCTCATAGGTATAAAGCCAGAAGAAATGATAGGGAAGAGTTTATATTCATTTTTAAATGAGAAAGATCAAAAGAGAATGCATAAAAAAATAATGAATTTAAAGATGGATAAGAAAGTAAATTATTATGACTGCTACAACTTTAATTTAAAAAATGGGAAGAAATTGAATGCTAGTATTTCAAGCAGCTATTTTGAGCATAATGGACATTCTAAGATGATTGTACTTTTTAAAGATATTACAGATGAGAAAAAAGAACTTGATAGGGCATATACATATCAGACAAATAGTCTTCAATTAGATTATCCGATAGATAAAGTAAACATTGAAAAAATATATAAACCATCAGGAATTGTAAGTGGAGATTTTTATAGAATCAAAAAAGTTAATGATAATTATCTAATAGGAATGATTACAGATGTAAAGGGAAAAGGAGTATCGGCAGCACTTAATATATCAGCTTTTGATATTTTATATATGCAGGAACTTAAAAATACAAATAAACCTGATCCTATGAAAATAGTACAAAATTTAAATAAGAGATTAATAAATTATTATGAAGAAAATTATATTGCAGTATGTTCATTTTCTATAGATTTTGAAAAGAAAGAGTTTACTATAGTAGGTGCTGGAATGAATAGTTTTATCTATCAGAAAAATAAAGATAAAGCAAAAACTATAAGTATTCCAGGATCTTTTTTAGGAATGTTTGATAATAGTGAATTTTCTCAAATTACAATAAAGTTTGAAAAGGGAGATAAATTTTATTTATTTACTGATGGAATGGATTTTATATTAGATGATATTATAAAAAAGTACCTTGGGAAAGTTTTAATGAAGGATTTTATAAAGTATTTAAATGATTATATAGAAGATATTATAATAGAAGAGGGATCTTTAAAAGATGACTGTACTTTTATCGGTATGCAGATACTTTAA
- a CDS encoding STAS domain-containing protein, translating into MISEKEIYIPDNFIVDEVEKFRQNINKYIDDGTINFIFNFERCSFIDSTGLGTIVSVYKKCVEKNGDIVLKSMKPDVLKLFKMTRLNKVFKII; encoded by the coding sequence ATGATTAGTGAAAAGGAAATATATATACCTGATAATTTTATAGTTGATGAAGTAGAGAAATTTAGACAAAATATAAATAAATATATAGATGATGGAACTATAAATTTTATTTTCAATTTTGAAAGATGTAGTTTTATTGATAGTACAGGACTTGGAACTATTGTTTCAGTTTATAAAAAATGTGTTGAAAAAAATGGTGATATTGTACTTAAATCAATGAAGCCAGATGTTTTAAAATTATTCAAAATGACAAGACTTAATAAAGTTTTTAAAATAATCTAA